Proteins encoded together in one Vigna angularis cultivar LongXiaoDou No.4 chromosome 5, ASM1680809v1, whole genome shotgun sequence window:
- the LOC108340015 gene encoding B-box zinc finger protein 20: MKIQCDVCHKEVASFFCPADEAALCHACDRTIHHANKLAHKHKRLSLSHPTSIAATLCDICHEKRAYVFCREDRALLCRQCDVSIHDVNEHTKTHDRFLFTGITLEEKTRTTSTSSTSNPAQSSLSKENIDSFGSSRTLNNSSSVLTGITLEEKTRTTSTSSTSNENIDPFGSSRTVYNSNSVSTSSLSEYLIQTIPGYCMEDLLDASFAASNAFSKDYEFPNEDVQVSMCSIPLQTQFNTASNVYPEMPKAKAGEGYSDWIHNSDSAAYKVPSITSPLVKKIKRFR; the protein is encoded by the exons ATGAAGATCCAGTGTGATGTCTGTCACAAAGAAGTCGCCTCCTTCTTCTGCCCTGCAGACGAAGCAGCTCTCTGCCATGCTTGTGATCGCACCATCCACCATGCCAACAAGCTCGCTCACAAACACAAACGCCTCTCTCTCAGCCACCCCACCTCCATAGCCGCCACTCTCTGTGATATCTGTCAT GAGAAGCGCGCCTATGTCTTCTGCAGAGAAGACAGAGCTCTCCTTTGCAGACAATGTGATGTTTCCATCCATGATGTCAACGAACATACCAAGACGCACGACAGGTTTCTTTTCACTGGAATAACGCTTGAAGAAAAAACCAGAACAACCTCAACCTCGTCAACCTCAAACCCCGCACAAAGTTCACTCTCGAAAGAGAACAttgattcttttggttcttctCGCACACTTAATAACTCGAGTTCGGTTCTCACTGGAATAACGCTTGAAGAAAAAACCAGAACAACCTCAACCTCATCAACCTCGAACGAAAACATCGATCCTTTTGGTTCTTCTCGCACAGTTTATAACTCGAATTCGGTTTCAACAAGTAGCTTATCCGAGTACTTGATTCAGACCATTCCCGGTTACTGCATGGAAGACCTtttagatgcttcctttgctgcATCAAATGCTTTCTCTAAG GATTATGAGTTTCCGAATGAAGATGTTCAAGTTAGCATGTGCTCCATCCCACTGCAAACTCAATTTAACACTGCTTCCAATGTTTATCCTGAAATGCCAAAAGCTAAAGCTGGTGAAGGATACTCAGATTGGATTCATAATTCTGATTCCGCAGCCTATAAAGTTCCATCGATTACTTCTcctttagtaaaaaaaattaaacgcTTTCGTTGA